The segment ATCACGGCGTTCCTGTCCTGGAACTCCATACCCAGCCCCACCCGGCATGCCTCCGCATACAGCCACGGATGCGGTTTCGGCGACAACTCGCCCAGCGTGCCTGCTTCGCCCCGCCGAAGCGGAAAACCAGCCGTGATAATCGCGTCGTAGAATTCCTTCGGGTCGCCCATGCCGAGGGTACGAAACGCCGACAGGATTTCAGGCCAGGCCTTCTCGTAGAGACCCGAAGTCACAAGCGCAATCCTCACTCCCCTGCCCTTCAATTCCAGAAGGAACTCCTTCAACCCCGGCGAGGGCATGAAGGCATTCGCGCGGCCCCCGCCATCGACTATCGCCTGCAATTCGCGGTGCGTGTGTTCGAAGTAGTGGCGCCGTATCGTTTCCACCGTCCGGTCCGGACAATACTTGCGGATGCAATGCTGCAAATGTTCCGATACGCTGTGACCGGAAACGTACGGCAGGTCAGCTTCCTCCAGCTCGAAATGCGGGTCCCCCAACGCGCTTGCGGTCGACAGTTGAATGATCCATATCCAGAATTCCTCGCTGCGGACGCTGGTGCCGTCCAAGTCCATCAGCACCGCCTTCAACGGCTTCTCCATGTGCGCCGGATGTACCGGATAATAGGCCGGATGCCCCATCGACGACTTCACATACGCCAGCGTGTGGCTCTCAAATGCAATGAATTCGACCTTCCCGTCGCCCGTCGTGACGATCGTGGTCACCCCTTGCTCACCTGCGCGAAAGAGGCCATCGCTGCATGCCGGCAGCGTTCTGAATCCGGAGGGGGCTGGCAGGGAACCCAGTCCAGGCAAGGTAAGTACTGATTCCATGGTAGTTCCTGTTCCGTTGGAAGCAGGCATGAATGTACCGCAGCGGCGCTAGTGACGCAACAGAACTACCCGGAACGCTTGCGCGGAAGTCCACAGCCTCAGCCGCGGTGCATATCGGCTACCGCGCTACGAGACACCACCCCCGATTATTCCCGCCTCACTGCTAGCCGAAAACCGCCCGGAAATAGTCCTTGTTATCCAGCAGTGAGAGGTCCACATTCACGAATTTCTCGAACTCTTCTTGCGAAATACTGACAATATCGCCAGAACTCTCCAGTACAGAGGCCGGTGTCTCCTCCCCTTCCGGAAGCGGACTACAACTCTCGCCGTCCGCCTCTGAAGGTTCGCAACCAAACAGCGGCTCATCTTCGTTGAAGAGCTTGCTCAGGCGGTCATCAAGGAAGCGGGTCAGCACTTCCAGCAAATGGCGCCGCCGCTCCTCAATCGACTCGGCGTTCATGGTGGTCGTATCCAAGGGCAGAACACAGCCGCAGAAAATGGCCACCATATCCTTGCAGGCCGGACACGGTCCGACGATTATGGCGCCCACCGGCGGCGTAATGATCTTGCCCTTGGCCCCGCAGTGCGGACACTCGACATTCGTGAATGAGACCATGATTCAGTTTCTCCGGCATGACTGCCTTACTCTTAATTGATTATAGCATTTTCACGTTCCTGTGGCAAATCGGCGCCAAAAAATATGAATTATGATAAAAAATGACCAAGCCCACTGTCCCCGTGAGACACACCAATCCCCTCTTCCGTTTTCGAAAGAATAAGGGACTGCTAACCGGCGGGGGGCGCATCCGCCGCTTCGATTGGAGCCTCTTCCTGCGGCGCGGCGAGCTTGGCCTGCAGAGCTTCCAGAATAGCCAGCGCCTCGCTGTTATCTGTGGCCTTGCGCGCATGCCAGTTCGGGTAGGTGAGCAGGGTGACGCCGTAGACTTCGCGCAAAGTCTCGATGTTCACGCCCGTCTCGTGGTCGGATAGCTGGCTGAGTTCGATTGTGTACTTCGTGCGATGCGGAACGAGAATGTGCCGCCGCATATTGGAGTACGCAACGAAGAGTCCGCGTTTGTCGCGCGTGTAGATTTCGAGACCGCGTTCGCGCAACACGGCCTTGACCGCTTGCCACGCGTCCTCGAACGATGCCTCCACCGTTGCGGAGTCCGACATGGCAAAGCCGGTCGTGTCCCGAGCCGCGCGGGCGCAGCCAAGAATGCTGAGCATCACCACTAGCGACGCGATTGGAAAAGACTTAAGAAGCAGCATAGACTTTCCCCATCTGGCCTCGCCGGTCATTCTAGCACAGCAAAACGCTCTTTTCAACGCGCGTTTTCCTGCACGGAATCGCTGTTTCGGCACAGGCTTTCCTCGCGCATGTCCCCGGCGCGCGCTGCGTCCCGCCTTCCCGGCGCCGCTGCGCGGCGTCCAGACGCTGGTCCCCCGGTTCCTTGTCAAGAACGGGGCCCTTCAAGGGTTTTCAGCGCCCTGGTCCGGCGTGCTCCAGTGGACGGCGCGTCACGCCTCTCACAGGCGGCGGCCGAACGCGTGTGCGCATCGAGTACCCGACAGGCTAGAATTACGGCATTGTGGTGTCAAGCCGGGGCGTTTTCAAGCGCCTGAAGAAGTTGCCCATGACAGAGAAGCCGCAAGCGAGCGTGTTAATCGTCGAGCGTAGTCGCGAGGTTGGCCGCGCCACCGCGGCCTATCTGCGCGACCGCCGCTATGGCGCCGAGTGGGTGGACACCGCGGAAAAGGCGTTCGCGTGTCTCGACCGGGGCCCGTTTGACGCCGTCGTGACGGAACTATCGCTGGAGCATGGCGATGGATTGCGCGTTATGGCCGCGGCCCGCGCGCAGAACCCGGATATTTGC is part of the Candidatus Hydrogenedentota bacterium genome and harbors:
- a CDS encoding HAD family phosphatase, whose product is MESVLTLPGLGSLPAPSGFRTLPACSDGLFRAGEQGVTTIVTTGDGKVEFIAFESHTLAYVKSSMGHPAYYPVHPAHMEKPLKAVLMDLDGTSVRSEEFWIWIIQLSTASALGDPHFELEEADLPYVSGHSVSEHLQHCIRKYCPDRTVETIRRHYFEHTHRELQAIVDGGGRANAFMPSPGLKEFLLELKGRGVRIALVTSGLYEKAWPEILSAFRTLGMGDPKEFYDAIITAGFPLRRGEAGTLGELSPKPHPWLYAEACRVGLGMEFQDRNAVIGLEDSGAGVCSIRLAGYPAIGMAGGNIVQSGTRGLCTHYCEDFSEVLRLAFGE